A window of Sedimentibacter sp. MB31-C6 genomic DNA:
TTCATATGACAATGCATCAACTAACTCAATTAAACCACTCAAACCATTATTATCATCAACATCAATATTGTACATTTTCATATTAGGTTGATTATTAATAAGACCTTTTTCTGTAACAACATGGACAAATTTCTCACTTAAACTATGAATGTAACTAAGAATTAGTTTTTCATCTTTATTCAATTCATATATTTCATCATTGTACAAATGAGGATAATAATTACCTATCCCCTTAAATACATCCATACTAATAAACAATGAAACACCGTCAAAATAACTTATTATTGAATTGAAATTTTCATTGTTATAATTCGGTACTTTTTACACTTTGGATTATATCTTTAAAGTTTCTATTAAGAAAATCAATATTTGACGGATTCATTAACATTTCTTTACTCTTTTTAAAAGATATTTCCATTCAGATTCATCTAATAATTCTTCTTCTGTTTTATCTTTTTTATTCAATAGAGTCTCATTATATTTACCATTATATTTATTTTCAAAAAATTCTATTTCATCTTTAAGAATCTTTTGTTCTTCTTCTTTAGATACATTTTCAACTTTATGTTTTTCATACAATTCAGTTATTTCTTTTATAAGAATTTGTTCTCCATTTGAACTTTCCCATAATGTATTTTCACTTATTCTTGATTGTTTATTTTTCTCCTTAGATTCGACGCCTACAAATCTTCCTTCACGAATCCAATTATTAATAGTAGTAATTGAAACACCAAATATTCTTGCCAATTGTCCAGTTGTATAGGTTATATTAGATTTAGGTTTCATTGCAACATCAGCCATATATTCAATGATAATTTTCGAATATGTTTGCATCTTGTATTCATCCGAAAAAATAGATTCATTAATATCTTTAAGTTTGTCTCTTAATTCAGAAGTATTTTCTAAATAGTTAGAAATAATTTTGAATAGCAATTTTCCTTGAGTTCCACTAAAATAGTTTTGAGAAGATTCAATAGCTATTTCTTTTTCTATTACACTTAACATCATCATCCCTCCTTACACCTCCATTCTATCATACGTTATTTTGTATTTATCAAGTTCTTCTATGAACTGATCTATTGTAACACCAGTCCATGAGTAACCATAAAACATCTCATTTTTAAGCCAGCCAAAAAAGCCCTCACAGGCGGAGTTATCCGGTTATAGATTACCTCAGATGATATTTTGGCATCCTGATTTACATATCCGACATAATCACGTGACCAAACAGGAATATTGTTATCCTTCTCAAAGTATTAATTTATTACGCTTACTTTTATGTGATGCTACATTAGAAAATATGAATTACTCAAACTTCATTTCAACTCCAATAAAATCGTTCACTTTTTCTATTAATTTAGGCTGAATTTCTGGATAAGTCCAGTTTTCAGGAAGACTATCAAAAAGTTCAATTTTCTCCATTTCAAAATCTGGTAATCTTTCAAACTTAGAAATATCAGCATAATATAGCATACCGAAAGTCTCATCTTTATTTTCAATCACATCATCATTACCGCAAACTGAATATACACATATCTGCTTTATTGAGTAATCAATTGCACCTGTTTCTTCATAAAGCTCTCTCCTAGCAGTTGTTAGAATTGCTTCTCCATCCTCTTTATGACCACCAGGACATTCATAAGTATTTCTCTTCCTATGTTTGCATAATACCCATTTCCCCTGACTCTTAGAAACAATCACAGCATATTTCAGCAAATTATCCTCAATATTATTATAAAAATTAACTGTTATCATAACGGTTTCCTCTCACAAACAAATTGATTTTGTATTCGTTTTTCTACTGTTGTGTCACAATGTTTAAACCAAATCTTGCTCTTTATACTATCCAACAAAAACACCTAACAACAAATAGTATACCACAATTTACTAGTTTGGTAAATAATGTTAAATATTTAAATTACAAGGAAAGCAAATGGTTGCAATCAGAATCTTTATGGTTTATGGATAAAAAAAGACATAGTCATAATTTCATTAATATGTTTATTTGTCATGAAATTTACTTATATATAAATTAAATAGCATAACAAAAGGTTATTGGACAATAGTTTGAGGTATAGTGTATTCTAATAATGATTTTATAAAATAAGTGGGTAAGGTGGTGTAACTTTGAAAAGGAATAAAAAAATGGTTTTGTTAGCGCATTGTTTATTAAATATTAATGCTAAAGTTTATGGTATTGCCACTGAACCTGCGGGATGTATGAAAATTATTTCTGGACTATTAGAAAATGGTTATGGAATTATACAGTTACCATGTGTAGAACAAAGTTGTTTCGGTATAAAACGTTGGGGACAGGTAAAAGAGCAGATTAACTTTCCCGGATTTAGAGCAAAGTCCCATGAATTACTTAAGCCGATTGTTGGACAAGTTTTAGACTTTCATCAAAATGGCTATGAAATATCAGCAGTAATTGGCTTGGATGGAAGTCCATCATGTGGTATTAACTATACCTGTACTGGTAATTGGGGTGGAGAAATTGGCGATGGCTATGACATACAATCTAAAATAGATTCTTTGGATAAACTGTCAGAATATGGAGTTATGATGGAAGTTTTGAAGGAAATGCTTGATGAAATTGGTATTGTTACTAAATATTTATCAGTTGATGAATGCGATCCCGAAGCAACTTCACAAGAACTTATTATTAAATTATCAGAGTAATTACATAACGATAATTTAAAAACTATAAATAGTTTTTATTATTATATAAAAAACATTAAGGGAGTCAAGAAAATTGAATAAAATATCTAAATTTTTAATCATTGTATTAATAATTGCATTGTCATTATTTGCAATAACTGCTTGTAGTTCAAATGTAGAAACTGATTCAAAAAACAACGAAACAGTAGATAAATCTTTACAATTAGTAATTGATCGCGGAGTTTTACGTATAGGTATGTGTCCAGAGTATCCTCCTTTTGAGAGTATTAATGAGAAAAACGAAATTATAGGATATGACCCAAGTTTAGCTGCTGCTATAGCTAAGGAAATGGGAATTAAAGCT
This region includes:
- a CDS encoding helix-turn-helix domain-containing protein, translating into MLSVIEKEIAIESSQNYFSGTQGKLLFKIISNYLENTSELRDKLKDINESIFSDEYKMQTYSKIIIEYMADVAMKPKSNITYTTGQLARIFGVSITTINNWIREGRFVGVESKEKNKQSRISENTLWESSNGEQILIKEITELYEKHKVENVSKEEEQKILKDEIEFFENKYNGKYNETLLNKKDKTEEELLDESEWKYLLKRVKKC
- a CDS encoding CD3072 family TudS-related putative desulfidase, translated to MKRNKKMVLLAHCLLNINAKVYGIATEPAGCMKIISGLLENGYGIIQLPCVEQSCFGIKRWGQVKEQINFPGFRAKSHELLKPIVGQVLDFHQNGYEISAVIGLDGSPSCGINYTCTGNWGGEIGDGYDIQSKIDSLDKLSEYGVMMEVLKEMLDEIGIVTKYLSVDECDPEATSQELIIKLSE
- a CDS encoding NUDIX hydrolase, coding for MITVNFYNNIEDNLLKYAVIVSKSQGKWVLCKHRKRNTYECPGGHKEDGEAILTTARRELYEETGAIDYSIKQICVYSVCGNDDVIENKDETFGMLYYADISKFERLPDFEMEKIELFDSLPENWTYPEIQPKLIEKVNDFIGVEMKFE